From a single Capsicum annuum cultivar UCD-10X-F1 chromosome 12, UCD10Xv1.1, whole genome shotgun sequence genomic region:
- the LOC107849576 gene encoding BRI1 kinase inhibitor 1, giving the protein MDIQQHQNMRDHKGEKQRTNQESYDHQNCSSSSTPPSSNSSSPSHEFSFTISFQQTKQIPLPSSSSSSTTTTSSSFAIDLSPADDIFFHGHLLPLHLLSHLPISSPRSSTNSLDSYTLPKTDHFFHQDQNFQDFKNQRVLLDDHDTCCDPILHQTPHIARTLMHRTDTCCDVKGKPKAKSFSLFGIPKWRKGYEVNDQKDSNKERSHSQQYSNKMTQLVKRYIRMVRPFLSFRNKKNMQFHRESYSFSGNLLSSRGIKGQYSSAPASMRTSPTNSGLLVATPTRGGAKGQPAALTLPLYTGSREGPNHKDLLYATEGGANYNNCTNSSSYSSSDSTMEELQAAIQAAIAHCKKSISMEDKIK; this is encoded by the coding sequence ATGGACATCCAACAACACCAAAACATGAGAGACCACAAAGGAGAGAAACAAAGAACAAATCAAGAAAGTTATGATCATCAAAATTGCTCATCATCATCAACACCACCTTCATCTAATTCATCATCTCCTTCACATGAATTCTCATTCACAATCTCATTTCagcaaacaaaacaaatcccacttccatcttcttcttcttcttctactactactacttcATCATCATTTGCCATAGATTTATCTCCTGCTGATGATATTTTCTTCCATGGACACTTACTTCCTCTTCACCTTCTTTCTCATCTCCCTATATCATCCCCTAGATCATCCACCAATTCCCTTGATAGTTACACACTTCCCAAGACAGATCACTTTTTTCACCAAGACCAAAACTTCCAAGATTTCAAGAATCAAAGAGTATTATTAGATGATCATGACACTTGTTGTGACCCGATCCTTCACCAGACTCCACACATAGCGAGAACTTTAATGCACCGAACTGACACTTGTTGTGATGTTAAGGGAAAACCAAAAGCTAAGTCATTTTCCCTTTTTGGGATACCAAAATGGAGAAAAGGGTATGAAGTTAATGACCAAAAAGATTCAAACAAAGAGAGGTCACATTCACAACAATATAGCAATAAGATGACTCAACTTGTGAAGAGGTACATAAGAATGGTGAGGCCATTTTTGTCATTTAGGAACAAAAAGAATATGCAATTTCACAGAGAATCATATTCTTTTTCTGGTAATTTATTAAGTTCAAGAGGTATAAAAGGACAATATTCATCAGCACCAGCTTCAATGAGAACATCTCCTACAAATAGTGGTCTTCTTGTAGCAACACCAACAAGAGGAGGAGCTAAAGGGCAACCCGCTGCTCTAACACTTCCGCTATACACTGGGTCCAGAGAAGGACCGAACCATAAGGATTTATTATATGCAACAGAAGGAGGAGCCAATTATAATAATTGTACTAATTCTTCTTCCTATTCTTCTAGTGATAGCACTATGGAAGAGTTGCAAGCTGCTATACAAGCTGCAATTGCTCATTGTAAGAAATCTATTTCAATGGAAGATAAAATCAAGTGA